Part of the Ziziphus jujuba cultivar Dongzao chromosome 8, ASM3175591v1 genome is shown below.
ACTCGTGGCACCCCTTCGGAGCATTATGAGCTTCTTGGCCTGTTAGCAAGCAATTAGGGACCTGATGCGAGAACTGAAACATCTCTTCTTTAGGAATTCTCCTCACCTTTTGGGAATCCATGTTCTTTTCAAACACTGTTTTGAAGCCAGCAACCTTGATTAGAAGAGCAACAGAAACACCTTCCTCCTCGCTAAAATCATCGAGCACTTCCACCATCTCATATTTGTGTCTCACTTCCTCAGAGGTATGCTCATTCCACTCGGGAGACCAATTTTTATAAATGGCCCAAACTTCCCCTTTCTTGGGATATATCTGAACCACACCACGTGTTCCTTTTGTCCAACTAACCTTGTGTGAGAAAGAGTTTAATGTCCGAGACATTTCATGTCTGCCAGTTCTAAATTCCCCACAGGTTTTGGTAAAGCCTGAACCTATCCAGTCAATGGGTCCCAATTCACTGTTGGTTCTGGAGTTTAGCCAGCTGATCCGCATCTTAAATGGCCTCAAAGAGATCACTTTATGAATGCGAGCATAAAATCGAGGCatcccatcatcatcatcatatgcAGCCCAGACTTGGTCCTCACCAAAGGAACTTTCAGTTCTGTCTACatcaaaattatgaaaatcaGGATCAGGGACATTAATTGACATTGGTGCTGTGGCACCTTTTTCTGTATCACCAGAAGAAGCACCAGCGACTGACTTCTTTCGCCCATATCTCTGAGTGCGGGTGTCACCATTCACCATGCtctgttttttatttactttacttTTCTCCTTCACACTCTCTCTCCTTTTGGTATCTAATTCAGTCCTTGAGCGCCATACCTCGAGCATCTTTTGAATATCAGTCCTTGCCTTCTCAATCAGCATATTCCGTATTTCAATATATGACAGCTCTCTTGTGGCATTGGGCTTAATGTAAGTACCAGAGCAACCAAAGATTTTATCTATTTCAGCATTCCCTTTTCTTATTTCGGACACACCTTGCACACCAGCTCTTCCATTTCCAATGGTCATATTATTAGCCATGAAGCCTCCATAACTATTCAAATTATTGTCATCCAATTTTCTCTTCTTCAAGGACTTGTCTTTAAAAGAAGGATTACCCATCCCCCTAGAAAGACGATTCCTCTCCCACTCAGCGAGAGACTGTCCATCCTCTCGCTCTCTCTTCACCTTCTCACTTGCCTGCTGAACCACATTTGCAGCTTGAGCAGCAGCTGAAGCTGATGCCACTGTGCTACCAGAACCAGCTGTCCTCGAGAATGCACCCCACTGGAAGTTTGTGTTATTGAATGAATTCTGACGCGAGGAAACACCAGGTTCTGAATTTTGAGCACCCACAAAGCTTCTTCCAGAATTATATGGGTTATTACTACCAGAATGATGTCTTGAACTCTGATGCTGTTGCCGAGACCAATTTGATGACTTGAAAACATTGGGGGGCGGAGCCTTCTCTAAAGCCACAAAGGCCTCATGACAATTTGGGCAGAGGAGAGTGTGATTCAAATAAATCCGGAGATACTCATAATGTGTCTTGCACTTGTTGCAAACAGTCCAGAAAGTATCAGCTTTCTTAGGTAACGGGGAAGAATTTGTTCGAGAGTTACTGCGTTGAGTACTAGCATTGGAAGTTACAGTACTTGTGAAGTTCTGAAATCCATTTGCAGATGGTGGTGCAGATGTACCTCCAGTCTGTGTTGGAAATTTCTGTTGAAATCCTTTCACATTCCTCAGTTGATTATATGCTAGCCTCTTAGACTTGTCTGATAACAAAGTCCATGCCTCCGAAACCAACTTAAAAGCACCCTCTGCACCAAGTGACTTGTTTTTATCAGGATGAAGCGTTAGAGCTAACTTTCTGTATTGTTTCCTAATTGTATCATCATCAGCCAAGGGATTCACGCTAAGTATGCCATACCAATCCACTTCCCCATTAATTTTATTCTCTGCAGAGATGTACACATCAAGCGTCATCAGCATTTGGGGTATACCCTCAAGCCCAGGATATAAATTTTGAGCCTTCAATGCAAACTTCTTGGCACCAGCATAGTTTCTTTCAGTAAACTTCCTCTCAGCGATCTCCTTAGCTCTGAGTGCCTCATCTTTATTGCACTCCATAATCACCTAAACAGCCTCAATATGTATCTACCACCTgctgataaaaataaatgtattaGATTCTACAACTTGAGGCTCTTATGCTCCATGACAATGACAGGAGTCACGttcaaataaaaacatatgATTTGGAGGgggtagagagagaaacagagggTCTAACTCATCAACAAGTAGCTAAAATATTTGGACTGGAGATACTGAAAGCTTTGCATTGAAACTTTAAGCTAAAAACAAGATATTCATATAAAAGTTTAACTACCGCTTACATTAGCTTTTGCACTTGAATAACAATTCAGCAATCACATATTTCGTTTCACAGAGCCAAATatcattttgtttataattagtAGAAGGAGAAATAACAGAATCTCGGATGTAGCAATAGCAGACAAAGGATGATGTTTTTGTGTACCTACTTGCGATCCCTCTCTACTGGGCTTTTTTTAAAATCACTGTCCTCTGTCTGCATCAATAGTCTTCCCAGCCATCTTCTTAAGCAGAAGCATGTCCACACTCACTTATGCCAGCAAATTAGTTACTAGATATTCCTGGTTGATTGTTTGCAATAGAAACATTATATATGATCAGACTAAGTTTTCTTTAAATATCTGAACCGGTAGTAAAGTTACCGATATTTATCATTTCAAAACAGTTGGTCTTGCCAGGTAATCATCACATATCAGGTCAACACCACATCAACATATTTCCTAGGCCATGCTAACGCATGCTATCCACTAATAGAGGTATCCGTAAGAACATTTGAGCTACAATAACcaagcattaattagtagatcTCCAAATGAAAATGTACTAAAAGATGCATTCATTTCGAGATTGGGCTCAACATTCACATACTATCCAATTACAGACAAGCGTCTTTTGTATCAGGCCCTACAGATGGTTAGTGAAACTATAGGTCGCTGGAACAATTATTCCATTTCATGCTTTTATGATGTTGGAGCTTATCAGCATTGTGGTGGTTTGCTATAACTAAAACTCTCTAAATCTCCAAACAACCCATTGGCAATCTTGCTTGTGCAATAATAGTAACAGGTAGATCAGGAAAAATCAGAACAGCCCAATAGAAACACAAACACACAATCTTCGAAAGTAACAATCAGATTTACAATTACAACCAAAGGTCAACCAAAAGTGAGATGCGGAAACCAGCTAATTGAAGAATCCAAATCACAATCAcaaagaataaaacaaataaattaaataaataaaaggaaaacaaaaaattatacaaatctTATAGCATCAAACTTAAAACCAAAGCATTAGAACAGTGTCAGAAACTAAAACATCCAAATCTTGAGTaagtgaaaatttaaatttcaggATTATACACTGGGCAAACTATTAAATTCTTAACAAGAAACGAACTAAAAATGCTAATAAAACAATAGGAGTTAATATGACCGCCATTAAAACTAAATCCACGAAATGTAGCAGATTTGAAAACCCATTTTAGAGCAAACCAATTTTTTCTTAGAattgaagaaaaggaaaagttttGCATTCTAAAAACTCAAAGAAAATCCACCCCAGTGAGATTCCGAATCAAACAAGAAACGTCGTCGTTGATTCACGTGAGCACAAGGTATATAACGGTCATGAATCAACAAGACCGGTCAGAAAATCGGGGGAATTAAGCAGTTGAAAATCGAAGCCCTAACTCTTCTAACATTTCTCGAAATTGTAACACGTattttccagaaaaaaaaaaaggaaaaaaaaagtacgaACTTCCAGaagcgaaaaaataaaaataaaaagaaagaaaaattgaattgaaattaaaattagtaaaattacccgtttagaaaagaaaaaaataaaaataaagaggcTGACTTGAAGAAATTTTGAATCTGAGAAGACCATCACCGTGTAGAGAGTTACTTATTTATCAAAAGCCCCCCGATACCCTGAGAAGAATTTCTCAAACGCCCCCAAAGACTggaataaaactttaaaattttataaatgatgggaaatttttgcaagtatggctttccttattatttatttatttattattattattttattttttttttgggagggggTGGGGGTTTAACCCTAGTATAACTTTTTAATAAGTGGTTAGACCCAAAATTCTTAACCATGGTTAACTTTTAACTCCTCTATTGGGTTTTGAAAGTGctaaatttggtttttgtttttttttttttaaaagaatattttattatttttagtgaaTTTCCAGAAATGTATACATGTATTTACAAATGATAAGTGTGTATTATATACACAAGTGTACCTTTATCACCTTTTATTGGATCACtatttaggaaagaaaaatctaatttataaaaatcttgCATTCATAagtcatatccacatatatcttattaatatatcattatttttttaattaaatattttccgTATAATTTAAAGTCCACATTGATGGGACAACATTTTTCATGaaccaaataaattgaaatataagcAACATTATGCATATTTGCTTTTAAATCAATATGGAATTGGAGTCTCTTTTTACTGATCATGTGTGGGACAAAATCAAAGCTACTAAAATATTCCAAATACTTTACAATGTGATTCATAATAATTTCGCATATTTATATCTTATATGCTACCTTTAGTTCAGGCGTGGGGAAACGTGGAAATGAGTTCATGGCACCACGAATCTATATGGAAGGGCAGTTTTGTTGATGCATTCATGTtgagaatgaagaagaagagagcttTTCTTTTGAACATGAAAATTTGATTATGTAAATCTTCTATTTTGTCAGAATTCATTGATTGCTCCATAagaatttacaatgaaaaaatCTTGTTTGTTGTAGAATTACTAAGAAAAAGACTGATCAACAATTTGAAGAGCTCTTTTTTTACATggaaacatatttatattacaaatgtctttctttatatataaacCCAttctattacccaaaaaaaaaaattaaaaaaaatcattcatatATGCATTTTAATGAGATAGTTCATAGTGTTTTAAGGTCACGAGATCAATTCATATATCTATGTGAATATTTTGGTATGATAGTAAGGTTTATAGATTTTTTAGTGCAAAGTTTGATATGCAACATTAAAGAACACAAGGTAGCTAGTTTTattctgtatatatacatatattttcatcaaaacaaATTGTGGAGTACAATCGAAGTCATGGATATTCCCACAATACTCTAAATTATAAGAAAGCAAAAGCAAATATAATGAAtcttaaatttttcaaaaagaaaaattttaataataaaaatatataaaataatgaaaagttgGTTCACCATGGTGCTTTAGAATACCCATATTATTCTTTGACTAGGTTTGTGAAAGTAACAAGAGTCTGCTTTTAGAAATGTGCCCTTACTGAAAACCATCATAAAAACAATCTTCAATTATAATAGTCACATTATAGAGAACATATCTAGCTTGATAAGAAAACTTTCAAAACGTTTTGCcacaaagtataaaaaaatcatgGACAAATATCTCAGCAGGAAACCTTCTAAAGAACTTACCTGCAACTCCTATACATTTCATTTATGCGCTAGAATTCTCTCTCAAACTCACAACATAAATCTGGCTTAATTAACTAAGATATATAGTGTTAATATATAATCTATTATATTTATGGTATAAAAGAAGGAATTGATATCTATCTggctgagttttttttttttttttttttatatttttttttattggtaaaaTATCTGAGTGTTCTAATTAGTAGTAGAATGATGAAAATGCACTTAACcacacttattttatttttcgagTCTTTAACCGAGTAAGTTACTATTGGGCTTGTCGGTGATGAATTGTCCAAAAAGCCCAAGTTCTGCTCAATGAGTCCTTAGCCTATTGAAAACCCAAATCCAATCCAAAGTGACAAAAAGTACACAACGAAATAGTAGTAGAGAAAAGCAGAGAGCAATTGTTTGTTTCCTCCTAGGAAAGGAATTTGGATATCATTGGATCAGCGTACGATACTGGAATCTGCAAAAACCATAAATGCTCTAATTTCATGTCCTTTTTTCGTCTCTATTTCCACTTTGCTCACCTATGTCCAAATTACAACAGCTTTATGTACGGATATATATCTCAACTCTTCAGTAAACCAAAGCTTGCGTCTTCTTCTAACAGTGCCAgaatatttacttaaaaaaagaaaaaaagaaaaaagacagtGCTAGAGCTCTAGAGGCTAGTTAACTTTAAATTATTTACCccacccagaaaaaaaaaaaaaaaggttggtaGCTAATCTCTCCCCAATTCCATTCCTGACCATCAGAGCTTTACCTTATTTCATGGTACGTATACAAAgaacaaatttaattatttattctttatatcCTAATTGGGTTTTCTACGTTTTGTTTTTCAACTGGTTACTGTTTTATGAGACCAAATATTTCTTTTGGATCTGACATTTAAAAATTGCCTTGCCTGCATGgtttagtttgattttttttttttttttttgaaatttgaattgaaagaattggaaatttgaaatctttttatttataagagATGGTGTTATAAAACTACTTACTATTTTCTAACCTTTTTCACTATCTGCCCAATTCGCCAGATGTTAACAGGAAGGGAACGAGGAAATCTCACACACAGAGATACTGCTCTTGTAAGAcagttttctatttcttttctcttgTATGGTCAGTCTCTTATACCAGAATTATGGATAAATTTTATCCCAAAAACCTCCAATTACATGTAATGCAGcagccccaaaaaaataaaataaaataaaatacctgTAATAGGAGACCAGTTGAGAGTCTGctgaacaaaaatttaaaatttctccAAATTTCTAGATAAGAGATtgacactatatatataaaaataaagtatttttagtatttaagtTTACTTTTGTTCCTTTAGAAATTCAACTTaaattaatatgtttttatattttctttttctcttaaatGTAACTTTATAGGTTCAGAATTTGATCGAGAGATGTTTGCAGTTGTATATGTCAAGAAACGAGGTTATAGCTACTCTCTTGAGTCATGCTAAGATTAAACCTCAATTTACTGACTTGGGTAAGACacaattttctttaatatttcttttaaatatacGGTAGAAGTTAATGTTGTTGACCATTTATATAAAGTATGGCAGAGGTTGGAAGAAGAAAATGCTGATTTTTTCAAAGGTTATTATGTAAAGCTCAAGCTGAAAGATCAAACTTGTTTCTTCAATTATTTGCTCCACCAACAGTACCATATGACGAGGCAGAATGGGAGACAACATCTACCCGgtatgtgtatatttatatataatatatatttttgtaaccatgtatataatatattttcaaatatatggTAAAAACACAAATTAAGCTATATACTCTTTAGCAGATGTTACTtagatataataatatgtatgtagaaatattagaaaaattgTAATAGCAgttgtaataaattttatatatatatatatatattttttttttttcttttttaggatatattgtttatttttgacTTTCTTAAATGTAGTTGACAGTTTACCTCCACCACAACCTTCTATTCAATCGCcttcaaatccaatttcatctACTGGTTATCATCGCTCTAATAGTTCTATGGGCACTATACCCTCTAATAGTTCTATGGATACTATGTCTGATATGGAAGACAGAAATCATacacttgaaaattttattagtttgttaAATTCTGATAATGGGTGAGTATTTCCATTTcatatctaattattttttttattgtttaatttgtgtatatcttattttttattttttatttataatttcgatacttttttctttattaactaTTGATCGTTATACCATTGTTATTGAATTGATTCTATTGAAGCATGGTGATGACTGGAAACGTAAGAAACGTAGGCGGTGCTACACCTCTATCAAGttattcaaaaatggcatcCAATATTCAATTTCCTTCTCCTCCATTAGACATGTCAGGATTGAATATGGATAACAAATGGGTACCTGATTCTGCATTTAATGATTTGGCAACTTCAAAAAATTCAGCCAGTAATTTCATTGAAACAGTGAACTATCCAAATGCTCAAGTATGGAATCAGGAAggtaaaaagaaaatgcaacaCATATAGAACTACTTTCACATTATCATGGTAGTAAATGCATATATATCATCCACACACTAATGTGAAAATAGAAGAAGTTTCAGTACCTTAATTTTCATAATCTAACGGCTCTTATTAAAAagttccttacctttttttgacattttttacAATCCCTGACATATTTTCGTTTTTGATGAATGATCCTAGACATATTTTCAGTTGTAGCAGATCTTGAAGATGTGACAGGTTGTGAAGGTTTCCATTCTCTATCTTCTAGTCCAGAAATTAAAAGTGATTCTCCAAATCAGAATGGCAGGGGTAAAGTAGAAACTTCTCCATTCTTTGCAATGTTACtttgttttatgaatttttataattttagctCTTAGCTTGGGGACACTATTTGTTGCATTTACAGATCATTTTAGTTTATAAGGGCATGTCTTATcactccattttttctttttcttttttggctatGTTTGTCTGTCTTACTTGCAATGTTAATTTGTCATATTTCCGCTCAATCAGAGGAAAACTCAACGCGTCATCTTCAGGATCAGATAGGTCTGGTCAGAAGCAAATTCCAATGATCAGAGCAACTTGAGGCGTATCTTCAGGATCAGATAGGACAAGCAAATTCTAAAAATCTTGCTCCTGCTGAGGAGCAAATCTGTAATACCTATTTGATAATTCAATGTAAATGTGCCAatcaccaattttttttcattttctatttccaTTGTTCGGATAAATCAATCTTTTAGTGTAGTGGATGAAAATTCCACgcttattattaaaaaagtatcattatattttctcaaaattattCTTGAAAAGTAAATgctcatatttaatttataattaaaaaacaagatGTTACCCATTACTTGTTTTatatgggaaaaaaatataaaaacaaataagtccaaatacatttaatatgaaaattttattttagacccTTTCTTTTTTCAGAGCCCAGGCAAAGACCTTAGTGGCCTTGCTGGCCATGCCCTTAATCATGTTGGGGACTGGAACCGGCTGGAGCTGCTTTGTCATGGTGGAACCTCACGACAATGCATGTTATATTGTCTGCACTACCACGAGTAAAGGCAACCTCTGTTAATTTACGAGCTGCAGCCTCAGTTTCTTCTTCTGTTCGGGCGAGTGAAACAGCATCCTGAcacagtgcataaataacataATCAGAAAGCTACACCAAATCCAACCAAAAGCTCAAAGAATACACGGTATGAAAAGCCACATTTGCCAAGTTTTATCACTCTAAATCTCAAATGGGAATAGATGGAGTCAATGCTAATTGGCAACATAATGAATGCTCCAGGCACATGGAAACGAGCAGGAGCAGGCTAACCTCATTGGGTACAACATCCCACAGCCCATCACTTGCAAGCacaagaaattcaaattcatcatcTATCTCTTGATCCTGAAAGacgaaaacaaatacaaaacaaatacaaaatgaCGTGGTCACCTTCATTCCTTCACATTTGGAAAGTTTTCACAACCTGCACCTTTTATATCATCATGCTACGTCAAAATGAGTAACACTAGTGGAGGAGACGCTAATCACAGATTTGTGAAAGACCCCCTTAAACCCCAACTACAGGTGGAACAGATCAGCATATTGAATTTAGGTTACAAAATTAAGACACCAGATTGTGTAATGAATACATTCTAGTCCAAatgattattttccttttcaggAAATTCCCCTGGAAAAGTAGaaagcataaaatttatatagttttcCTTGAGAGGAGACCATCCCATGTAATTGAATTAATATCAACTACTAGGCACTACCATGGAGATCAAACGCTTTAAGGGAATTAGTGGGATAAATTAGTCAACAACTCCAACAATAATATAAATGATAACCTGGATCTCAGGTTCTGCCACAACAAATTGTTTTAACATGCGATTACCAAAAGCACGAGACATGGCTAACACGCCTCCTACCCTCCAGGTACCTGAAAGCATAACAAGAAAAAGTTCAAGCTCACAGATCTAACTTTTATCATTATATGAATTATCCTAGTTGAGAAAAGAAATCACAACTCCTATAAAGTGCATCCTTTGGATGGCCTGGAAACATTAGAATAATCTAAGGGCCCAAAAACCCAGCTGACCTAGAAACATCAGTATAATCTACAGCCCATAAATCCACCATAATTTTGTACATTAGAGCAAAATGAGGCACTAGTATGAGGATTAgcagaagggggaaaaaaacagAGGAGTAGAGTATGAGTGAGGAAAACACCTAAGGCACCTACAAAATCAAATCATTTGTACATTTAACCATTTGAGGTCGCCCTTTCCAAACCATCCAACCAGAGTACAAACAAGTATATGAACAAAAACATGTCTAAACAATCCTCTTGGACATCCATGAATGACACAAGTTCAAAAGAATGATCAGATTTCCAGTGAATAAAAGTAATCGGattgataaattttaacaaattaaaacagCTCTCTTAATTTAGGAAACTTATTCTCTGTTTAGTGATGTTTATATAAAAACAGGCCCTTTATTTGCTTCTATGACTAGCTATATCTGAAAGATATTACCTGCCCACATTACAACACCACCAGCACTTTCAATTCTCTTCCTTTCATCGCTTCGATTTGGTTTATGATCCTCAGAGAGAGGAATTGCTGTCCAAAAGTATACACAACAACTTACAAATCCAGGCAATAATTTAACGAtacttaatttcaatttaaagaaattaaagaagtaTTAAGAATGATAAACAACTAGCGACCCTTTGTAATAACAATGTATTAGACATTAGCTGCCACCAGAATGCAGTTTTGGGTGTATCAAGTGTTGTAAGCAGGtattcaaaaattacaaatgtcactttaaaaaaaagaatgtataGATTCTGAATGGATAACCACCAGCCCTGTAGCCAAGAGGATACCTCTCCCTTTCCATTAAGCAAAAAGGTCCAAGATTCAATTCCTGATAGAGTATGGAGGTGAGCTTTAAAGGTGGAGAGAGATCTAGGAATTTGAAGGCTACCAATGTTATACAGACCAGCAAAATGGAGCAAACTTTAAACAGAATGAATCGTAAAAGCTGttttttaaatgcttatttGATTTCTTAACATACACTATATCTCAACAAGGAATACCATATTGAAGTCCACCGTCAGTTTATACAATACCTTATCATTAAGTTACAAGAACCAACCCTTTAAATGGATAcgtaaaggaaaaaaataccTTTGCCAGCCTTTGATATTATCGTACGTGAATCTCCAACATTTGCGACATATAGATGATTACCAACCAGGACTGCTGTTGAGGCAGTGGAACCATCATCCCGATAAGTATCTCGCTCAGTATCCAAAAAATCTGAATCAGTCTGCTTGTATGATTCACCTGAAAGCTTACCCAAGTTACAGGATAGAACCACAGAAAACCATGTCACATGGTAGAAAAGTGCCATGCAGGTTGCAAAATGACAAACGTAAAGATATTGTATCTTTTCCAGTTCAAAGCAGATGTATAATTTGTAATAAATGATATGTTACAATCATATAACCCTGTCACTTCAACAAGATACTAAGCATAAAACAAGAGAACTTAAACGCACTAATAGCCAATTTGGTATCCGTCATAAATTGTGGATGCTTCATGAGATTCTCAAAGAGATGCTCCTTTAAATATTCAGCAGCACGAGATCCACCATGCCCTGTAAGATGCATAAGAACAATTAAAAGCCACACACAACATACTCAAACTAAACTATACCAGCTTTTGTCCAAAGGCAACAATGTATCCAAAAGGAGATGTCAGGGGACGAAAAGATTCAGAATTAGAATAGAATCTAGGAGATATGGACTTTGATACATAAAGGTAGTAATAAAAACTATAGGCTCTTCATTTCTTGGGcatttctattttaaattgaacacTTGGCTCACAAATAGTAATGAACATCGAATTTTTGCAAGTGCATTTCAAAACCTCGAAGCTATTCCACATGTCCAACATGCACACTATAAAGATGTATTAGCCTAAATGGCGATGAGACTGAGATTTTAGTAATCCCATACCTAGGAAATTGTGTACATCTTGGAACCAATTGAAAGATTAACTCCTGTACagcacttttattttttggtggatTTTGGACGCTCATAGCATCTCATCTACCTCTATGTAAAATAAGCATGAGTTTCTCTCTCTCCGAGGCATAAGATAATGAAAGAAATCTAACCATCAAATATCCCAAACAAGCAGACTGTTTGGCCATCAATCTTCGATGTTTTAATATCATAGAAATCCTCCATGGTGGCTCTCTTTCCTCTGAAACTTGAATATCCACAGCTTAATTTTCCATCTTCACTGTcaacaagaaaggaaaatactttaaatccaatttttttaatttgtcagTGCTATAACTAGTAAATATCCCCATGTACATATTCATATCAATTAGATTCAAAGAACAAGAGAAACAAGAAGATAGTTTGTCAATGATGATCGATAGGATGCCTaaatttttattccttttcgGGTGACCAAacaacataaatattttaatttatgagTTCGAAAATAAATTCTCGTATCTTATAGGACAAGGAAATCAAAGATTTGCACAAAGAATAGCAACGACATAAATGAGGAAGGGAAAAACAATTTATCTCCTGTGCCAATATTATCCCATCATACTCAGCTTCCAGAAACAAATTACTTTAGAACTTCCTTTTCTGCATTATAGTTAT
Proteins encoded:
- the LOC107414608 gene encoding uncharacterized protein LOC107414608 codes for the protein MECNKDEALRAKEIAERKFTERNYAGAKKFALKAQNLYPGLEGIPQMLMTLDVYISAENKINGEVDWYGILSVNPLADDDTIRKQYRKLALTLHPDKNKSLGAEGAFKLVSEAWTLLSDKSKRLAYNQLRNVKGFQQKFPTQTGGTSAPPSANGFQNFTSTVTSNASTQRSNSRTNSSPLPKKADTFWTVCNKCKTHYEYLRIYLNHTLLCPNCHEAFVALEKAPPPNVFKSSNWSRQQHQSSRHHSGSNNPYNSGRSFVGAQNSEPGVSSRQNSFNNTNFQWGAFSRTAGSGSTVASASAAAQAANVVQQASEKVKREREDGQSLAEWERNRLSRGMGNPSFKDKSLKKRKLDDNNLNSYGGFMANNMTIGNGRAGVQGVSEIRKGNAEIDKIFGCSGTYIKPNATRELSYIEIRNMLIEKARTDIQKMLEVWRSRTELDTKRRESVKEKSKVNKKQSMVNGDTRTQRYGRKKSVAGASSGDTEKGATAPMSINVPDPDFHNFDVDRTESSFGEDQVWAAYDDDDGMPRFYARIHKVISLRPFKMRISWLNSRTNSELGPIDWIGSGFTKTCGEFRTGRHEMSRTLNSFSHKVSWTKGTRGVVQIYPKKGEVWAIYKNWSPEWNEHTSEEVRHKYEMVEVLDDFSEEEGVSVALLIKVAGFKTVFEKNMDSQKVRRIPKEEMFQFSHQVPNCLLTGQEAHNAPKGCHELDPAATPLELLQVITEAHEAPAVENGIKEDEKVLKGVQKGEVNEASEAVSKTKEAEVTLNSEHIKDDRECCITR
- the LOC107414610 gene encoding uncharacterized protein LOC107414610; amino-acid sequence: MVMTGNVRNVGGATPLSSYSKMASNIQFPSPPLDMSGLNMDNKWVPDSAFNDLATSKNSASNFIETVNYPNAQVWNQEDIFSVVADLEDVTGCEGFHSLSSSPEIKSDSPNQNGREENSTRHLQDQIGLVRSKFQ
- the LOC107414609 gene encoding probable protein phosphatase 2C 76 encodes the protein MVCKSCLRSVIVQAGHLGTFTTRRVRLSNTGKSLHASLGFTHWWNREFKTSLRMMVDTSATGKRGPIIDVLPEKDDDGGYASGGWKSEDGKLSCGYSSFRGKRATMEDFYDIKTSKIDGQTVCLFGIFDGHGGSRAAEYLKEHLFENLMKHPQFMTDTKLAISESYKQTDSDFLDTERDTYRDDGSTASTAVLVGNHLYVANVGDSRTIISKAGKAIPLSEDHKPNRSDERKRIESAGGVVMWAGTWRVGGVLAMSRAFGNRMLKQFVVAEPEIQDQEIDDEFEFLVLASDGLWDVVPNEDAVSLARTEEETEAAARKLTEVAFTRGSADNITCIVVRFHHDKAAPAGSSPQHD